A window of Halobacillus naozhouensis genomic DNA:
AGTAAAGAAAAAGAACTCTATGATATTGTCGAGTCAACGATCCGTGAGTCTTTTCGGAAAGAAACACTAATTCCTCAAGTTAAACAGAAAGACAATAAGAAATCGGTGAAACCATATAGTGATCAGACGAGTTTTAATTTTTCAGAGACAAGCCGATCAGAGGAAGGCCTAAGTTCAAGCCCTGCTGTGCCTTCAGTATCTACCCCTGAATCGAACCCCTTTAAGGAGGCGCAGCATTCGGTTGTAAGAGAAATGCAGACGGAACAGGATGTTTTACGAGAACCGGAGAAAACTGAAACCACTCCATCTGTTGATATTGAAAGCAGTAAGAATCAGAACCGAGTACCTACGATGTATCCCATTGGTCAGCTTCATGGAACGTATATCTTAGCTCAGAACGAAGAAGGCATGTATATTGTCGATCAGCATGCAGCACAGGAACGCATAAAGTATGAATTCTTTCGTGATCGAATTGGAGAGGTTGCCCAGGAAGTACAAGAGCTGCTTGTGCCCATGACGTTTGAGTTTCAAAAACATGAAGCACTGCGAATCGAAGAATACAAAGAAGAGTTAGAGGGGGTGGGGTTGTTTTTTGAACCTTTCGGTGAAAGCAGTTATATTATCCGCTCGCATCCCCAATGGTTTCCAAAAGGTTTCGAGGAAGAAGTAATTCATGAAATGGTGGAACAATTGATGAGCGGAGAGCGTATTCATGTCGGCAAACTGCGAGAAGAAGCGGCGATTCTGATGTCGTGTAAACGTTCGATCAAAGCGAATCACTATTTGAATCAGACCGATATGTTTCAATTGCTGGAAGATTTACGAACCTCAACGGACCCATTCACGTGTCCTCATGGGCGTCCTATTATTGTATTCTTCTCAGAGTATGAAATGGAGAAGATGTTTAAGCGAGTGATGTAAGAAACTTTATGCGCTAACCCCTCATTTAATAGGAGTTAGCGCTTATTTCTTTTATAACTGACCACAATTTGACCACATTTATTGCAAATGGATGTTTTTGAACGCCTCATCAAATCTTATTGCTGAATCTTTTTGCATGTTAGGAGTAACATGACTATATAAGTTTAGTGTAGTCTGTACAACGGCGTGGCATAACCTTTCAGAAACAACTTTAGCGTGTTCTCCTAACTGAAGCATAATTGTTGCATGAGTATGGCGGAGATCATGGAATCTAATCCGTGGTACTTCTGACCGCTTTATATCATATAAAAAGAATTTATGAACCGTTTGTGGGTTAATAGGAGAGCTCCCATTATCAGAAATCACATAACAGGAAGGCGTAAGTTTCATTCCGGCACGGAAAAGTTGTGCCTTTTTCTCTTTTCGGTATTGACTTAATGCTGTAATGACTGATTCAGACAGAGCGATGGTTCTCATACCTGAATCGGTTTTAGGGTAGCTGAAGTCGGGGCGATTGGGGGAACCGAAGACGGTGTTTCCGTCGAACACTCCAACCATACAGATCCAGAGGAGGCTGCCTATTTCTATAAAGAAACAAACGTCTATGCATTAGCTGTTTCTTTCGGATCTGCCCGTGGACAGTATCGTTCTAAGGCAGCATTGGATTTCGATGTGTTACACAAGATTTATGAGGCAGTGGATGTACCGCTTGTATTACATGGTGGAACAGGTGTATCTTATGATGATATCGGTGTATTGATAGAAAACGGGATTTCCAAAATCAATATTGGTACAATACTGAATGTTACTTACATTGAAAAAGGGAAAGAAACGTTTAGTGAATCATCGTTGGATAATTCCCTTAGAAACGTACTTATTCCTTGTAATGACAAAGTAAAAGAAATTATTAAAGAGAAAATCTATCACTTCAATAATAATAGAGCGCTAGCAAACTAGTTTAGATTAAGAACCAGGAATACTCTGGTTAAGCAGGGCTTCCTGGTTCTTTTATTTATCTAAAATTCAACCATTCATTGTATTAATAATGCTACTCCCTTAGAAAGAAAGCCATGTTACAATTGTGCAGTATAATTGACTGGATTACGACTGGATATTGTTCATAAATATTGATATCTTATTTAGCCTGAATTTAAGATAGTCCGGTTATATTGCCTATTTTATAGGCGCTTTTCACTCTCTTCTTTAAGTATTTACTCCACTCAGGGAATGGGCGGCATGATGTAAGGTATTCCTTACACTTTCTCCTTGCTTAATAAAACTACCCATGAAAAGAACCTACTTCCCTTACGGGGGAGTAGGTTCTTTCGTTTCTCAAACTAATTATTATTTTGCACTTTAGTGTAGTAGATTGGCGGAGGGAGGCACTACCACCATTATTAAACTTGATGAAGGGCCAGTGGGAGGTCCCACTATTGTGCTTGTCTGGAGATGGGCTTGGATTCTTTTATGTTTTTTCCTTCTGTGACTCGCTTTTTGGACCAGAATGTTGCTAGAATTGGTCCGGAAATATTATGCCAGACCGCTGCGATGACATTAGGCAAGGCAGCTAATGGCCCGAAGTGTGCGGTTGCTAGAGCTACGCCAAGGCCGGAATTCTGCATACCAACTTCGATGGATATAGCTCTTCGTTTACTTTCATCCAATCTCATCAATACAGCTGCTACATACCCAAGGAAAAGGCCAAGCAAGTTATGAATCATGACCGCTGAAAAAATCAGCAACCCTGAAGTGGTGATACTTTCTACGTTCGCTGCTACGACTGCGGAAACGATGACGATGATCGCGATGACGGAAATCAGCGGAACGACGGTGGCGCTTTTTTCTACGGTTGCTGGAAAGATTCTTCTGAGTAAAACCCCTAGGGTGATCGGAACAATAATGACTTGTACAATGGATAAGAACATCGCTACTGGGTCTACGGGCAGCCATTGTCCAGCTAGGGCTAACAGGATCAACGGTGTCAGAATAGGCGCAAGTATGGTAGATAAGGAAGTCATTGCAACAGAAAGTGCAAGGTTTCCTTTCGCTAGGTAGACCATGACATTTGACGCTGTACCGCCTGGGACAGAACCTAAGAGCACCAGTCCTGCTGCCAGTTCAGCCGGTAAATTCATAAGATAGGCAAGCATAAAAGCTACTAACGGCATTAAAACGTATTGGGCAGCT
This region includes:
- the mutL gene encoding DNA mismatch repair endonuclease MutL, with product MPDHLANKIAAGEVVERPASVVKELVENSIDAGSTWINIELIEAGLQSIRISDNGYGMEQGDAKRAFHRHATSKILDENDLFHVRTLGFRGEALASIAAVSRLTLQTSTGAEAGARMKFEGGKIIEEAKSDARQGTEILVEELFYNTPARLKYMKTIHTELGHITDVLNRMALAHPDIKFTCTHNEKELFRTNGRGDLLQVIAQVYGMKVARQMVPIETETLDFKITGYIAKPEVYRASRNYISTIINDRFIRNIALNKAIQQGYHTLLPIGKSPIVILKIEMDPILVDVNVHPAKLEVRFSKEKELYDIVESTIRESFRKETLIPQVKQKDNKKSVKPYSDQTSFNFSETSRSEEGLSSSPAVPSVSTPESNPFKEAQHSVVREMQTEQDVLREPEKTETTPSVDIESSKNQNRVPTMYPIGQLHGTYILAQNEEGMYIVDQHAAQERIKYEFFRDRIGEVAQEVQELLVPMTFEFQKHEALRIEEYKEELEGVGLFFEPFGESSYIIRSHPQWFPKGFEEEVIHEMVEQLMSGERIHVGKLREEAAILMSCKRSIKANHYLNQTDMFQLLEDLRTSTDPFTCPHGRPIIVFFSEYEMEKMFKRVM
- a CDS encoding site-specific integrase, coding for MVGVFDGNTVFGSPNRPDFSYPKTDSGMRTIALSESVITALSQYRKEKKAQLFRAGMKLTPSCYVISDNGSSPINPQTVHKFFLYDIKRSEVPRIRFHDLRHTHATIMLQLGEHAKVVSERLCHAVVQTTLNLYSHVTPNMQKDSAIRFDEAFKNIHLQ
- a CDS encoding class II fructose-bisphosphate aldolase, whose protein sequence is MGGTEDGVSVEHSNHTDPEEAAYFYKETNVYALAVSFGSARGQYRSKAALDFDVLHKIYEAVDVPLVLHGGTGVSYDDIGVLIENGISKINIGTILNVTYIEKGKETFSESSLDNSLRNVLIPCNDKVKEIIKEKIYHFNNNRALAN
- a CDS encoding bile acid:sodium symporter family protein; this translates as MKLLETISNLAGKYFAVLVVGVALIAFFIPDPFVGLGAYITILLGVVMFGMGLTLKPVDFKLVLSKPMPVIIGVAAQYVLMPLVAFMLAYLMNLPAELAAGLVLLGSVPGGTASNVMVYLAKGNLALSVAMTSLSTILAPILTPLILLALAGQWLPVDPVAMFLSIVQVIIVPITLGVLLRRIFPATVEKSATVVPLISVIAIIVIVSAVVAANVESITTSGLLIFSAVMIHNLLGLFLGYVAAVLMRLDESKRRAISIEVGMQNSGLGVALATAHFGPLAALPNVIAAVWHNISGPILATFWSKKRVTEGKNIKESKPISRQAQ